In one Culex quinquefasciatus strain JHB chromosome 2, VPISU_Cqui_1.0_pri_paternal, whole genome shotgun sequence genomic region, the following are encoded:
- the LOC6031954 gene encoding ATP-sensitive inward rectifier potassium channel 8, whose protein sequence is METRAVSWKRTIDKLGERNVQFLNLPQRSLKFLKDLVNTLVEVQWRYTLAAFVLSFAVSWFFFAILWYLVAYAHGDLNFDPETGKRMGDGEQPCVAGATTFMEFLLFSIESQVSTGYGTWTPTEECAEALGLLTIQLIVGLVIDAAMVGIVYAKMVRPPKKISNMKFSKHAVICRRDGRLCFVFRICDSKHQHAIETKINVVMLQSHRSLEGEIIEKYERHMSLENNGRVLLFWPVTVCHVIDAQSPLYDLTPKDLLESKFEIVVTLSGGTNITGQVNEARTSYMPGEILWGHRFKNIVHYDKEHGRYVATNRDMNATELVNAPSCSARKLDEVAVNVKHFLSDDQHKEFEKMESLAEYHGQEDDSDSDDGILMKNMSGDAFPFIDSSANKSQS, encoded by the exons ATGGAGACACGTGCTGTGTCGTGGAAACGGACCATTGACAAACTGGGCGAAAGGAACGTGCAGTTTCTCAATTTACCTCAACGATCGTTGAAGTTCCTGAAGGATCTCGTGAACACGTTG GTCGAGGTACAATGGCGCTACACGTTGGCTGCGTTCGTGCTCAGCTTCGCTGTCAGCTGGTTCTTTTTTGCGATTCTCTGGTATTTGGTGGCGTACGCCCATGGTGATCTGAACTTTGATCCCGAAACGGGCAAGCGGATGGGCGATGGCGAACAACCGTGTGTTGCAGGTGCTACCACCTTTATGGAGTTCCTACTGTTCAGCATCGAGTCCCAAGTTAGTACCGGATACGGAACGTGGACTCCGACGGAGGAATGTGCCGAAGCGTTGGGGCTATTGACGATACAGTTGATCGTCGGCCTGGTGATCGATGCCGCCATGGTTGGGATTGTCTACGCCAAGATGGTGCGACCTCCCAAGAAGATCTCCAACATGAAGTTCAGCAAACATGCGGTCATATGCCGCCGCGACGGTCGGCTGTGCTTCGTCTTCCGGATTTGTGACAGTAAGCATCAACACGCGATCGAGACCAAGATCAACGTCGTAATGCTGCAGTCCCATCGATCGCTCGAAGGAGAAATCATCGAAAAGTACGAACGACACATGAGCCTGGAGAACAACGGCCGTGTCCTACTGTTCTGGCCGGTGACCGTTTGCCACGTGATCGACGCCCAAAGTCCGCTGTACGACCTCACGCCGAAAGATCTGCTCGAGAGCAAATTTGAAATTGTGGTCACGCTCAGTGGTGGAACCAACATTACCGGGCAGGTGAACGAAGCCAGAACATCGTACATGCCGGGTGAAATTTTGTGGGGTCATCGGTTCAAGAATATTGTGCACTACGACAAAGAGCACGGACGGTACGTTGCAACGAACAGGGATATGAACGCGACCGAACTGGTCAACGCTCCGAGCTGCAGTGCCCGGAAGCTGGATGAGGTTGCGGTGAATGTGAAGCACTTTTTGAGCGATGATCAGCACAAAGAGTTCGAGAAAATGGAATCGTTGGCAGAATACCACGGTCAAGAG